From Microcebus murinus isolate Inina chromosome 15, M.murinus_Inina_mat1.0, whole genome shotgun sequence, the proteins below share one genomic window:
- the LOC105854958 gene encoding uncharacterized protein LOC105854958 → MGVRLAEPAIVRRAGKAGRDWLNSSVPRRSLQSPTHPGGQGRGRNPKGSALEPRRERGEGVDKAPRAARRALVQPGRRPSLGTRGARRPVRARPRGLRRAPGRSSRAPARRPESRGPAADPRPEAAAPLGLRSCWQGGLK, encoded by the coding sequence ATGGGGGTTAGGTTGGCGGAACCGGCGATCGTCAGGCGTGCAGGGAAAGCGGGAAGGGACTGGCTGAATTCTTCCGTGCCGCGCAGGTCCCTCCAGTCCCCAACTCACCCGGGGGGACAGGGGCGCGGCCGAAACCCCAAGGGATCCGCGCTGGAGCCTCGTCGGGAGCGGGGAGAGGGGGTGGACAAAGCGCCGCGCGCGGCCAGACGAGCCCTGGTGCAGCCCGGCCGGCGTCCGAGCCTGGGGACCCGGGGAGCGCGGAGGCCGGTCCGGGCCAGACCTAGGGGTCTCCGGCGAGCCCCGGGGCGCAGCTCGCGGGCGCCAGCCAGGCGTCCGGAGTCGCGCGGTCCCGCCGCGGACCCGAGGCCGGAGGCGGCTGCGCCCCTAGGTTTGCGCTCCTGTTGGCAAGGTGGCCTCAAGTGA
- the NPY5R gene encoding neuropeptide Y receptor type 5 yields MDLELKEYYNKTLSAENDTTATRNSDFPVWDDYKSSVDDLQYFLIGLYTFVSLLGFMGNLLILMALMKKRNQKTTVNFLIGNLAFSDILVVLFCSPFTLTSVLLDQWMFGKVMCHIMPFLQCVSVLVSTLILISIAIVRYHMIKHPISNNLTANHGYFLIATVWTLGFAICSPLPVFHSLVELQETFGSALLSSRYLCVESWPSDSYRIAFTISLLLVQYILPLVCLTVSHTSVCRSVSCGLSNKENKLEEKEMINLTLHPSKKSGPQVKLSSSHKWSYSFIRKHRRRYSKKTACVLPAPVRPAQENHLRTLPENFGSGKSQPSSSSKFIPGVPICFEMKPEENSDAHEMRVKRSVTRIKKRSRSVFYRLTILILVFAVSWMPLHLFHVVTDFNDNLISNRHFKLVYCICHLLGMMSCCLNPILYGFLNNGIKADLMSLIHCIHMS; encoded by the coding sequence ATGGATTTAGAGCTCAAGGAGTATTATAACAAGACACTTTCTGCAGAGAATGATACTACTGCCACTCGGAATTCTGATTTTCCAGTCTGGGATGACTATAAAAGCAGTGTAGATGACTTACAGTATTTTCTGATTGGACTCTATACATTTGTAAGTCTTCTTGGTTTTATGGGGAATCTACTTATTTTAATGGCTCTCATGAAAAAGCGTAATCAGAAGACTACAGTAAATTTCCTCATAGGAAATCTGGCTTTTTCTGATATCTTGGTTGTGCTATTTTGCTCACCTTTCACACTGACTTCTGTCTTGCTGGATCAGTGGATGTTTGGCAAAGTCATGTGCCATATTATGCCTTTCCTTCAATGTGTGTCAGTTTTGGtttcaactttaattttaatatcaattGCCATTGTCAGGTATCATATGATAAAACATCCTATATCTAATAATTTAACAGCAAATCATGGCTACTTTCTGATAGCTACTGTCTGGACACTAGGTTTTGCAATTTGTTCTCCACTTCCTGTGTTTCACAGTCTTGTAGAACTTCAGGAAACATTTGGTTCAGCGTTGCTGAGCAGCAGgtatttatgtgttgaatcatGGCCATCTGATTCATACAGAATTGCCTTTACTATCTCTTTGTTGCTGGTTCAGTATATTTTGCCCTTAGTTTGTCTAACTGTAAGTCATACCAGTGTCTGCAGGAGTGTAAGCTGCGGATTgtccaacaaagaaaacaaacttgaAGAAAAGGAGATGATCAACTTAACTCTGCATCCCTCCAAAAAAAGTGGACCTCAGGTGAAACTCTCCAGCAGCCATAAATGGAGTTATTCATTCATCAGAAAGCACAGAAGAAGATACAGCAAGAAGACGGCATGTGTATTACCTGCTCCAGTAAGACCTGCTCAAGAGAACCATTTGAGAACACTTCCAGAAAACTTTGGCTCTGGGAAAAGTCAACCCTCTTCATCCAGTAAGTTCATACCAGGGGTCCCCATTTGCTTTGAGATGAAACCTGAAGAAAACTCAGATGCTCATGAAATGAGAGTAAAACGTTCTGtcacaagaataaaaaagagatctCGAAGTGTTTTCTATAGGCTCACCATATTGATATTAGTGTTTGCTGTTAGTTGGATGCCACTACACCTTTTCCATGTGGTAACTGACTTTAATGATAACCTTATTTCAAATAGGCATTTCAAGTTGGTGTACTGCATTTGTCATTTGTTGGGCATGATGTCCTGTTGTCTTAATCCAATTCTGTATGGATTTCTTAATAATGGAATTAAAGCTGACTTAATGTCCCTTATACACTGTATTCATATGTCATAG